In the genome of Rhizobium etli 8C-3, one region contains:
- a CDS encoding acetolactate synthase 3 large subunit, with protein MTGTDNQTPDNRMTGAEIVLQALKDNGVEHLFGYPGGAVLPIYDEIFQQEEIKHILVRHEQGAGHAAEGYARSTGKVGVMLVTSGPGATNAVTPLQDALMDSVPLVCLTGQVPTSLIGSDAFQECDTVGITRPCTKHNWLVKDVNELAAIIHEAFRIAQSGRPGPVVVDIPKDIQFATGTYTPPADHAIQKSYQPKLQGDLNQIHAAIELMASARRPVIYSGGGVVNSGPEACKLLRELVELTDFPITSTLMGLGAYPASGKNWLKMLGMHGSYEANMAMHDCDVMVCIGARFDDRITGRINAFSPNSKKIHIDIDPSSINKNVRVDIPIRGDVAHVLEDMVRLWRALAKRPEKGQLSDWWANIARWRARNSFAYTKSNDVIMPQYALERLYELTKDRDTYITTEVGQHQMWAAQFFGFEQPNRWMTSGGLGTMGYGLPAALGVQIAHPDSLVIDIAGDASIQMCIQEMSAAIQHNAPIKIFIMNNQYMGMVRQWQQLLHGNRLSNSYTEAMPDFVKLAEAYGAVGLRCEKPDDLDATIQEMIDVKKPVILDCRVANLANCFPMIPSGKAHNEMLLPDEATDEAVANAIDAKGRQLV; from the coding sequence ATGACGGGCACGGACAACCAGACACCAGACAATCGGATGACAGGAGCGGAGATCGTTCTGCAGGCGCTGAAGGACAATGGCGTCGAGCATCTCTTCGGCTATCCGGGCGGTGCGGTGCTGCCGATCTATGACGAGATATTCCAGCAGGAGGAGATCAAGCACATCCTCGTGCGCCACGAGCAGGGTGCCGGCCATGCGGCCGAAGGCTATGCGCGTTCGACCGGCAAGGTCGGCGTCATGCTGGTCACTTCCGGTCCGGGTGCAACCAATGCCGTCACGCCGCTGCAGGACGCGCTGATGGACTCCGTTCCGCTGGTCTGCCTCACCGGTCAGGTGCCGACCTCGCTTATCGGTTCGGATGCCTTCCAGGAATGCGATACCGTCGGCATCACGCGCCCCTGTACCAAGCACAACTGGCTGGTCAAGGATGTCAACGAGCTTGCCGCCATCATACATGAAGCCTTCCGTATCGCGCAGTCGGGCCGCCCTGGCCCTGTCGTCGTCGATATTCCAAAGGACATCCAATTCGCGACCGGCACCTATACGCCGCCGGCCGATCATGCGATCCAGAAGAGCTATCAGCCGAAGCTGCAGGGCGATCTCAACCAGATTCATGCGGCAATCGAGCTGATGGCCAGTGCGCGCCGTCCTGTCATCTATTCCGGCGGCGGCGTCGTCAATTCCGGTCCGGAAGCCTGCAAGCTGCTGCGCGAGCTGGTCGAACTCACGGACTTCCCGATTACCTCGACGCTGATGGGCCTCGGCGCCTATCCGGCCTCCGGCAAGAACTGGTTGAAGATGCTCGGCATGCACGGTTCCTACGAGGCCAACATGGCGATGCACGATTGCGATGTGATGGTCTGCATCGGGGCCCGCTTCGACGACCGCATTACCGGCCGCATCAATGCCTTCTCGCCAAACTCCAAGAAGATCCACATCGACATCGACCCGTCCTCGATCAACAAGAATGTTCGCGTCGACATCCCGATCCGCGGCGATGTCGCCCACGTTCTGGAAGACATGGTCCGGCTTTGGCGTGCTCTGGCCAAGAGGCCGGAGAAGGGCCAGCTTTCCGACTGGTGGGCGAATATCGCCCGCTGGCGTGCACGCAACTCCTTCGCCTACACCAAGAGCAACGATGTCATCATGCCGCAATATGCGCTTGAGCGGCTGTACGAATTGACGAAGGACCGCGATACCTACATCACCACCGAAGTCGGACAGCATCAGATGTGGGCGGCGCAGTTCTTCGGCTTCGAACAGCCGAACCGCTGGATGACATCAGGCGGCCTCGGCACGATGGGCTACGGCCTGCCGGCAGCGCTCGGCGTGCAGATCGCCCACCCTGACAGCCTCGTCATCGATATTGCCGGCGATGCTTCGATCCAGATGTGCATTCAGGAAATGTCGGCGGCGATCCAGCACAACGCGCCGATCAAGATCTTCATCATGAACAACCAGTACATGGGCATGGTCCGCCAGTGGCAGCAGCTGCTGCATGGCAACCGGCTATCCAATTCCTATACGGAGGCGATGCCGGATTTCGTGAAGCTGGCGGAAGCCTATGGCGCCGTCGGCCTGCGCTGCGAAAAGCCGGATGATCTCGACGCCACGATCCAGGAGATGATCGACGTAAAGAAGCCGGTCATCCTCGATTGCCGCGTCGCCAATCTCGCCAACTGCTTCCCGATGATCCCGTCGGGCAAGGCGCATAACGAGATGCTGCTGCCGGACGAAGCCACGGACGAAGCGGTCGCCAATGCGATCGACGCCAAGGGCCGTCAGCTCGTTTGA